The nucleotide sequence CGAAGGGCTGAGAACACGTCCCCCGAGAGGCCCGAGGAGTCCACGTGGTGTGACTTGCGGCCCGCTCAGCATTCCTGAATAAATACAAGCCCGGATCCCAGAACCACACCACCTGTTTAACAGGCTCTCAGGCGAGCTGGAAGCGTGAAGTCGAAGCCCAGCGCCGTCAAAGCTAGTCTGTGACAAAGCAAAGTATCCAGTCAGCCCATGATGGCTGCAGCGTCAGCTGGGGGCGCCTCTTAGTGTAGCTGGAGAAACCACAGGAGCCCATCCTTTAGGCACTTGTGATAAACACTACTTTTTGCAATAATTTTTCACGAGCCTGGGGAACACCGAAGTCAAGTGCAGGTTTTGCATTACGTAGTCCCTAACAGAACCGATAGGGAGGGTGCACATCTTTGTAGGAAAACCCAAGAGCCTGTCTAGGTGTCGGAAGGCATGGCACCCCATCTCCATCTGGAGCTCGATCAGGGGAGTTGAGGGCTGCTTTTCTGGAGTGTTAATTCCCCCAAACTTCCAGCCGCCCCACCAACAACGAGATCACAAGATCACGTTCTGGTAGCGAGAAgaccctctctctgccaaagGGGCGGCAGCTGGAGAGCGGGACCGAAATCATTAGGGCTGAAAAGATacgggtggggggcggggtgagaGTGTCCTCCAGGAGGGGGAGCTGTGGGTTGGTTAGGATTCGGCATTTCTAGGTGCCTTGGCTTAATGTCATCTAATAACCACCAAACATACTGTAGCTCCTAACAGTGGTACACACGTCTCAACTTTCAATGAATTCCCATACTATGAACCTAATTCTCATGAGGTCCTTTTAACCAGCGGCGCTTTTCATATGTTTCGTTTTTCCAGTAACTGTTGAAGATTTATACAGAATTTCTTAACTACCTAAAAGGAAACCCCGAAGAAGACTGTATCGactttctattaatttatttccacTTTCCAGGCTACCGCAGCAGCCTAGTCCGCTGCACGGGGCCCCTGCCTCGAGAGACATTAATTCCTGTGAAAACCAACTAGGAAATACAACACCTCCGCGAAATTCTCAGGCCACCCAGCCCAGTTCTCGGTCGCCAGTATTTGCAAGTGGTATTTCAGGGTATTGTAGTCTCTAAGCTCCTTCATACAAGACGGGTTATTGCACGTCATGACGGAGAGCACGTAGCAAGTCCAAAATTTAACCAGGAGGCTGctgtttatttcacttttgacGGTAGAGTCGAGTTTGTCCTCAAAAATCTCAGTGAGGATGGGAATAAACTTCAAATGTTTGGCTCTTTTCTGGCTCACGGGGTTCAAGTAACACCAGCAGGCTACACTCTGCAGCAGCAAGACCTTGGCCTTGGGCGGCATCTCACGATCTCTCAACAAGTGAGCCACTTCCTTCATGTACTCGGTGGCGAACTTCCCAGCGGTCGGTCCTCCTGCAAAACAAATTGGCACTTCAGAAGTATTTGGTTTATCTACGAGCTCTGGACATTGGAGTGGTGAAGCCTCCGTATGCTTTTTCGCTGTGTACTGATTCTTGGATTCATCTgcactttcctttttcccctccccctgctgtgctgctgtgaacatggaaaGGGGTGTTGGAAAGCAAAAAATAGGCAAAGCGCTGGAAATTCCCTGCCTGCCCAAGGCTGCTCCCTCGTTCCGTTATTCAAGCACGCAGGGGTCGGTATCTGAAGGTGAACAGAACCGGCCGTGCTCTCTCGTGGTCTTCTTCCTGACTCGCTGCCGTCAGTACTTGGAAAATACCAGAGTATTcaagcaaacaaaaggaaaacccaAACGCTGCCCTTCACAACCAGCAGGATCTGATGGATGAGAGAAAGAGGTTCTTCATGACTTGCCGTCCACTGCTATTCCGTTCTGATTTCTCACCTCTCAGCCCAACACTTAAAGATCGGGACCAACGTGACCTGACGAGATTTTCCTTGCTTTGGTTTCTGACCCAACCTGGTCCTAGACCCTACGTTCATCATACACCGGAACCCCAGATTCCCCTCGTTCAAATCTCAAACCCCAAGAAGATACAGCCACAAAAACATGGGGTGAAGACTGTTTAGACGGTGAGGAGTAGCTGCCGTGATTGGCCAGGTTCTGGCGGCGGGAGTTGGGACAGGGCTTGGATTTCTCTCACTGGCACCACCACAGTCCCACAGGCCCAAGATTGGAGCCAACGATAAAGCTACCGCTGAAGCCTGGACACAAGCGCTTCCCTGCTTCCCATCAGTATAACTAAGGCTACATAACATCAAGTTAAGGAATTCTGGCCCTTTTGTAAATAGCCAGCTCTTCCCCAAATGGTGAATCAGAGCTAACAGGCACCTGGCCTTCTCAGGCGGTGGGCaccatttccccttcctccccatgggagtctcctgtcttccttctcGCTCTATGCCAGTGGTTCTCATGCATTCTGGCCCCTAGGAACCCCTCGGTCCTTGCAAAAGGTAAATGTTTTCTCTCAAGGACACCATTTGGAAAACGAAGTCTATCAAACTCCATCTAGGTAACTCGTTTGCCCGTTAAAAAAGAGATCAGTCTAGGCTGACTGTCCCTAGATGGAGTTTGATAGACTTAATAAAAGTAGGAAaattctttgtcatttatttgaTGGTCTCCCTCTTTCAAAACAAGAGATCCTCGAGGAGAAAATGATCGGTCGATGTCTTCGGTCCTACAAAGAACTAAAAATGTAGGCAAAGGAAATGTCACTGGCATCTTAAGACCAGAGCTCTGAAAAAATCACTAACTTACAGTGTTACAATAAGCAAAAAGATTTCGGAAGGGCTGTTAGCCAGCTGGTTCAGTCCGTACCTGTGAAGGCCAGAAGTCCGATTCTATACGCAGCTTGAGCTCTCTTCTCAATGGCTAGAGATTCATTCTTTAATAAATGGCCAAGCAACacaattttttctttgtgaaaaataCTCTCAACTGAAGGAacatcttcttcctccttctccttcatgAAAAAGTGGTTAACGGTGACATTCCAGAACTTCTTCAGGCGCCGATACAGCCCCACAAAATAGTGGCAAATCCACATCCAGCATTGCACATAAGCACGGGTGTTAGCCATGGTGTGAAAAGGGCCTGTGGCGGGCAGTAGCTGAAGTTCAGAGTCAAGAACTCTGGAACACATCACTTAGCAACCCTGGAGAATGGGACACACCAATCAGGGGGAAGCAGGGACGCCTTGATTCTTCAGGCTGGCATCGAAGGCGCTCTATGATTTCCGCTAAACCGAGTTTCCTTCACTTCTCTGGTGCGTAGCACATCAGCTTCGACCACACTGGTTTCTCCTTACACACACGAGGCGCATTCCTGCCTGGGCACCTCTGCTTGGGCAGCGCCTGCTAGGAGCTGGCCTGTGTGCACTGAACCTCCTTCCGTAGGATTATCCCTGTTCCGTTTGTCACGTAATCCGACCTTTTCTCCATGTTCCCCGTGTCCTCTATCGATCCGTTCACGCAGCACACTTCAGCCACCCCTCGGCCCACTCAGGGAGATGGCTCTGTGGCCCTTCTCTTGCCTGAACTAATTTTCCCGCTGTGACTGCATCATTTGCTTCATCAACAAGCaggctgttttgttttctcatttcaaaaaaaaaaacaacaacacaaaacactTTCTTGACCTCATATAACCCCTCCACCGAGTTATTGCTCTGCCCCCCTTAAtatgaaaactcttcaaagagGTGTCATAGTCACCATTTCAAATATCCTTCCATCCTCTCTTGAATGTAGTTCTCAGATTTCCAACCCATGAATCTACTGGGATTGTTGGTCAGCCTCACTGACGACCTTCATTCTGTGGAATCCAATTCTCAGTCTTCGGCATTAGAGACTTATTCCTTGAGAAGCTTTTTTTGCCTAACTTCTAAGCTATCATATTCGATTTTTCTCCTGCTTGCCAccttccattttcctttgctgGTTCCACCTCTCTATGACCTCTAATAGCAGACTGTCCCAAGGCTCAGGCCTTGTAGGCTCTTCTTTGTTTCAATCTATACTTCCCAGATAAAATAAGCCAGTTTTCACGGCTTTCCAGTGCCATCCATATGCCGAAAACTCccaatttaatatatatatctgTCTCAAACATTTTATCTTGAAgtatctccacacccagcatgggcctccaactcaagaccccgagatcaagagtcacccgttccaccaaccaagccagccagcggcacccccacccccagttctaACTGGATCTCTCACCTGAACTCCAAACACAGTCAGCCACCAACCTGACCGCCATCTAGTTATCTGTGAGGCTTCTCCAATACAGCGTGTCCCGGTCAGACTTCCTGGTCCTCCTCTCCAAGCCTGCTGCTGCTCCCTTCCTCTGGTTTTCTGCTGACTCAGTAAAAGCCATCACTGGTATTTAATGTCATTCGGTGGATACTTACGCTCACAGCTGCATTTGAGGGGCCCGTCTACGAGGATGCTGGTGGAGCTCCAGCTAGGAACACTCATGAATGAAGGCTCCTTCATCCTCTGGGGGCTCACGTCTCTGCTCAGACAGAACACAATTCAGAAACACAGCTCTTTTTTCTTCCACTAGCTTTACAACAAATCTGTGAGGGAAATATTATGATCCTCgtttaaaagagaaggaatttcAAGATAAGGATAAACACAGGTTGAGTATGAGGTGTACGGTGTTGTGGCCATGCCAGTGTAAGGAGGGCATGGGAAAAACAGAACAGACTCAGCACGTGAGactaataattcaaaaataatttttattttaacttacatGATTGAAAGAGTGATGGGTACAAATGCCACAAAACTAAAAGCACCCCTTCgagcaaaaataaaatgcagaaatgaaTACAAAAGATATGGAATTACTCATGCaatattcaaaaaattagaaaaaaatacccaacaaaccaaacaaaaaactctgtAACATTGTGATTTGAATTTCTATAAAAAGAATCATTTCAACATTTAACATAGACTATAGACTATATATACTAACTATAGACTGTACAGTGTACCTTTAAGAtgaaagatatatgtatatataatatttataaatatacaaatatatacacacattataacTTCACAGTTGAAAGAACTATTTGCCAGGAAGCCTGGcaaacaatttttactttttttttttgttttttaaattttaagtaagctctacacccaatgtggggctcgaactcatgactctgggatcaagagtcatgtgctctaccaactgagtcagccagacacCACgacaatttttactttaaaatggaatATGAGTTGTTTTTAAAGGTCTtgctaaaatgtaaatatttaaaacgACACCTCAATGATATTTTATACAAACACGTCCAGAATACGGTTGATACTGCACAGTTTAAATAACACTCACACATATTATTTTGAGATCTTGGCATATCCCTTCTTGTCTACtcttaagaggaagaaaagctacTGAGTGGTCTTGTCCTTTATTTAGTGGGCTTACTACCCTGATAGGGAAGCAATAAAGGAagctattattttaatgatttggcCAAGAGATCCCACCCAGGGATGCAGGATTTCTCTGGGGCCAGTGACGGTCCCAGGATAAACACCGTACACCTCATACTCAACCTGTGTTTATCCTTCTTCTTAATCTCATGGCAATTCCTGCAGAAGCAAGGATGGTTTGGATCATCCTTCTGCCCTCACCCCATTAAGAGTCCTCCATTTTCCAAATTCTTCTACTGGAAACAGCATCACAGCTTTCTGAATCCATGACTTTTGGTTTCGTTTGGTCGTAGCAGCAAAATATCTCTATTGTAAaagtattgtaaaaaaaaatggctcttgttttaaaaagcttaaacTTTGAATGCTTTTTTAAGGAGTACGGGTATAATCTTCATAAGGTACGTCTTCGTAATCCACCTGTCTTTTAACCATCATGGAAACGTGCTTTGGGGATTTTCAGGatggaggaaagaaacaaaagaagtagTGGAGGcttgaggaaaatgaaatgaaaagaaacattaaCTTCTTACAATGTGTCCCTTTCACCAAGTTCTGCAGGCAaacttttatttgaagaaattctttttttgtgcttTGCATGAAGGTGAAATTAGGCAGCTAACGGGGCCACTCAACCCTGAGAACACGACAGAGAAAAACTGCAAGGCGTAGGACAGTCATCAAAGCATCACGTGACTATTTTAGGCTGCTAGAAGAACTTTCAAGAAAGTACAAAGATGGCTGTTTTAAAGATCCATACGTATGAGATAAATGGACTCTTCTACTAAGTATGGTCAGACGCAACGGACAGTATAATCTACAGAGCAATACACAGCCGGATTCGCCTGGCTGAAGGAAAGGCAGCCGGGTCCTGGGAAACTCGATTTTGAATTCCATCTATAACCTGTGAATTTCCAGACAACCTCAGCAGATCTCGCTTCAAGTCGTAAGCCTTCCAGCTCGATCCCAGCACCAGCTTGATGAACGGGGCCACTCAGGAAGACAGCTGTGGGGGACAGTTCCTTAAAAAGCCGTAGCGACTTCGGTCCCATGGCGTCCTCCACCGGGAACACCGTCTCGAGGGAATTTGTCTAGCTGCTCATACGCCAGCCGCCCGTCTTCTCCTGCACACAGAACATCAGAACAAATGGCAGCTGGAAGGTGACTTTCTTATTCATCACTCAAGGAAAATGAAACCAGGTGTTTGGAAATGGATCACTAAGGTTATTTCACTAATGTTAACTTTAGGTAAGGAAACCATCTTctgagaatcttttctttttaaagatttaaagttttttttttaaagatctaaagatttaaagagaggaggaag is from Mustela erminea isolate mMusErm1 chromosome 4, mMusErm1.Pri, whole genome shotgun sequence and encodes:
- the ARMH2 gene encoding armadillo-like helical domain-containing protein 2, coding for MCSRVLDSELQLLPATGPFHTMANTRAYVQCWMWICHYFVGLYRRLKKFWNVTVNHFFMKEKEEEDVPSVESIFHKEKIVLLGHLLKNESLAIEKRAQAAYRIGLLAFTGGPTAGKFATEYMKEVAHLLRDREMPPKAKVLLLQSVACWCYLNPVSQKRAKHLKFIPILTEIFEDKLDSTVKSEINSSLLVKFWTCYVLSVMTCNNPSCMKELRDYNTLKYHLQILATENWAGWPENFAEVLYFLVGFHRN